A DNA window from Corynebacterium ciconiae DSM 44920 contains the following coding sequences:
- the serS gene encoding serine--tRNA ligase, translated as MIDLKFLRENPDVVRQSQLNRGEDPALVDALLAADERRRSAIVDADALRSEQKAFGKKIGQAAPEDRPALLEGSNELKAKVKAADAEQKAAEAEVQELQMKLSNVVEGAPAGGEEDFVEVDYVGTPPEFDFEPQDHAELGEKLGLIDMERGVKVSGARFYYLTGYGALLELGLMNLAAKKAMEHGFKLMVPPVLVRPDIMAGTGFLGEHADEIYYLPADDMYLVGTSEVALAGYHKDEIIDLSDGPKKYAGWSSCFRREAGSYGKDTRGIIRVHQFNKLEMFVYAKPEDAEQEHQNLLNMERDMLSAIEVPYRVIDIAGGDLGQSAARKFDTEAWVPTQNTYRELTSTSNCTTFQARRLQTRYRDEQGRAQVCATLNGTLATTRWLVALLENHQRKDGSVVVPEQLRPYVGVEVLEPKN; from the coding sequence GTGATTGATCTTAAGTTCTTGCGTGAAAACCCAGATGTCGTTCGCCAGTCCCAGCTGAATCGGGGGGAGGATCCCGCGCTTGTCGACGCCCTGCTCGCCGCCGATGAACGCCGCCGTTCCGCGATTGTCGACGCGGACGCTCTGCGTAGCGAGCAGAAAGCCTTCGGTAAGAAGATTGGCCAGGCGGCCCCTGAGGATCGCCCGGCGCTGCTCGAGGGATCGAATGAGCTTAAGGCCAAGGTTAAGGCAGCCGATGCAGAGCAAAAGGCGGCCGAGGCCGAGGTGCAGGAGCTGCAGATGAAGCTCTCTAATGTGGTGGAGGGCGCTCCCGCCGGTGGCGAGGAGGACTTCGTTGAGGTGGACTATGTGGGCACCCCGCCTGAGTTCGACTTCGAGCCCCAGGACCACGCCGAGCTCGGCGAGAAACTCGGCCTCATTGACATGGAGCGCGGCGTGAAGGTCTCGGGTGCGCGCTTTTACTATCTCACCGGCTATGGCGCCCTGCTCGAGCTTGGCCTAATGAACCTCGCTGCTAAGAAGGCGATGGAGCACGGCTTTAAGCTCATGGTGCCGCCTGTGCTGGTGCGCCCCGACATTATGGCCGGCACCGGTTTCTTGGGCGAGCACGCCGACGAAATCTATTATCTTCCTGCCGACGACATGTACCTCGTGGGCACCTCCGAGGTGGCGCTGGCCGGGTATCACAAGGACGAGATCATCGACCTCAGCGATGGTCCGAAGAAGTATGCGGGCTGGTCCAGCTGCTTCCGTCGGGAAGCCGGCTCTTACGGTAAGGACACCCGCGGCATCATCCGCGTCCACCAGTTCAACAAGCTGGAGATGTTCGTCTACGCCAAGCCCGAGGACGCCGAGCAGGAGCACCAGAATCTCCTGAACATGGAGCGCGACATGCTCTCCGCTATCGAGGTACCCTACCGCGTGATCGATATTGCCGGCGGGGATCTGGGACAGTCTGCGGCCCGCAAGTTCGATACCGAGGCGTGGGTGCCCACCCAAAACACTTATCGCGAGCTCACCTCCACCTCGAATTGCACCACCTTCCAGGCCCGCCGCCTGCAGACTCGCTATCGCGATGAGCAGGGCCGCGCCCAGGTGTGTGCCACCCTCAACGGCACTCTCGCCACCACCCGCTGGCTGGTGGCCTTGCTGGAGAACCACCAGCGCAAGGACGGTTCCGTGGTGGTCCCCGAGCAGCTGCGCCCCTACGTGGGTGTCGAGGTGCTGGAGCCGAAGAACTAG
- a CDS encoding lysophospholipid acyltransferase family protein: protein MWRKKNQRFRKVSGFLVPADEPRTRGSHPAELKEPVYRLGIGLARLVMKLQGVRAVAQGAEHIPADGAAVIAVNHTGYMDFIFAGIPAHLRGRRLVRFMTKKEIFSAPFPVGWVMRAMKHVPVDREAGRDALEAAVEHCAAGHLVGIFPEGTISRSFELKEFKTGAARIAQRSEVPLIPLIVWGSQRFWTKDLPKNLGRKRLPLWVRAGAPISTEGSPEDVTARLRERMTVMLEEVRRDYDAQFGPFDGNEPWIPASLGGTAPNQERADLLDRAEKERRQAKKARKAEQAQAKAAKKMKEN, encoded by the coding sequence ATGTGGAGAAAGAAGAACCAGCGCTTTAGGAAGGTATCCGGCTTCCTCGTGCCCGCCGATGAGCCGAGGACCCGCGGCTCGCATCCCGCTGAGCTGAAGGAGCCGGTGTATCGCCTCGGAATTGGCCTAGCGCGGCTGGTGATGAAACTCCAAGGAGTGCGCGCGGTGGCCCAAGGTGCAGAGCACATTCCCGCCGATGGGGCGGCGGTGATCGCGGTTAACCACACCGGCTACATGGACTTCATCTTCGCCGGCATCCCCGCCCACCTGCGGGGGCGGCGGCTGGTGCGGTTTATGACCAAGAAGGAGATTTTCTCCGCGCCTTTCCCCGTGGGCTGGGTGATGCGTGCCATGAAGCACGTGCCGGTGGACCGGGAGGCTGGGCGCGATGCGCTCGAGGCTGCGGTTGAGCACTGCGCTGCGGGGCATCTGGTGGGTATCTTCCCCGAGGGCACGATTTCTCGCTCCTTCGAGCTCAAGGAATTCAAAACGGGGGCGGCCCGCATCGCCCAACGCTCTGAGGTTCCGCTCATCCCACTGATCGTGTGGGGATCCCAACGCTTCTGGACAAAGGACCTCCCCAAGAACCTCGGCCGGAAACGCCTGCCGCTGTGGGTGCGCGCCGGCGCGCCGATCTCTACCGAAGGCTCCCCCGAGGACGTCACCGCCAGGCTGCGGGAACGCATGACGGTGATGCTGGAGGAGGTGCGCCGCGATTACGACGCCCAATTCGGCCCCTTCGACGGCAATGAGCCGTGGATACCGGCGAGCTTGGGCGGCACCGCGCCGAATCAGGAGCGGGCGGACCTGCTTGATCGGGCGGAGAAAGAGCGTCGACAAGCGAAAAAAGCTCGCAAGGCCGAGCAGGCACAGGCGAAAGCCGCTAAGAAAATGAAAGAGAACTAA
- a CDS encoding Cof-type HAD-IIB family hydrolase translates to MTSSPSPTGGADTRPLLIATDVDGTLIDDAERIPPRVVSVLQQAVREGTKVVLATGRPPRWIFPILEQLGINPLCVCANGAIVYDSAQDSIIHSAALKPDTLRTVARIATEVLDPVGGVHFAVERAGRSAFDPTHELFAVAPDYSHAWESQEYGVEEHKQLFASSAVKLLVRSEHLSSEKIAELLRAQVPTEMAHVTFSMSGGLVEVCAPGVNKAVSLAQVANYYGIDAADVMSFGDMPNDCEMLRWSGRSYAMGNAAEEVQAAANATIGDNNAGAIADVLEPLFFA, encoded by the coding sequence ATGACCTCGTCACCTTCGCCCACGGGCGGCGCCGATACGCGCCCACTGCTGATCGCCACCGACGTGGACGGCACTCTCATCGACGACGCCGAGCGTATCCCGCCCCGCGTGGTCAGCGTCCTCCAGCAGGCCGTGCGTGAGGGAACGAAAGTGGTGCTCGCCACCGGCCGCCCCCCGCGCTGGATCTTTCCGATCCTCGAGCAGCTCGGCATCAACCCGCTGTGCGTGTGCGCCAATGGCGCGATCGTTTACGACTCCGCCCAAGACAGCATCATCCACAGCGCCGCGCTAAAGCCCGACACCCTGCGCACCGTCGCCCGCATCGCCACCGAGGTCCTCGACCCCGTGGGTGGAGTACATTTCGCGGTCGAGCGCGCCGGGCGTTCCGCTTTCGACCCCACCCATGAGCTCTTCGCGGTGGCCCCCGACTACTCGCACGCCTGGGAGTCGCAGGAATACGGGGTAGAGGAGCACAAGCAGCTCTTCGCCAGTTCCGCGGTGAAGCTTCTGGTCCGCAGCGAACACCTCAGTTCGGAGAAGATCGCCGAGCTGCTGCGCGCTCAGGTCCCCACCGAGATGGCGCATGTGACCTTCTCCATGTCCGGCGGCCTCGTGGAGGTGTGCGCGCCGGGTGTGAATAAGGCGGTGAGTTTGGCGCAGGTGGCCAACTACTACGGCATCGATGCCGCCGATGTGATGAGCTTCGGCGACATGCCCAATGACTGCGAAATGCTCCGCTGGTCCGGCCGGTCCTATGCCATGGGCAACGCCGCCGAGGAGGTACAGGCTGCCGCGAATGCCACCATTGGGGATAACAATGCAGGCGCCATCGCCGATGTGCTGGAGCCGCTCTTTTTCGCTTAA
- a CDS encoding N-acetylmuramoyl-L-alanine amidase — MQQRRRIMGRTGRPLTAIVAAAALITGSVVAINSDTIQRTDSVAADPISASESSVSFDSGDNVVVDDPAVGSQGEEGGERTVKEFSRDEEFSMFALTWDGAKDFVAHFRAKDDAGNWGPWYEAEPLNETSGGGEKDGTELIYLAPTNSVQVSVTNLDLVSGAPTNLDAVFIDGNASSAPQAGIDLAADSDGMPTMVSRAGWGADESKRCMSPDYDDHVSGITVHHTAGSNNYTEAQAAAQVRGIYHYHAVTLGWCDIGYNALVDKYGNIYEGRAGGLNKAVQGAHAGGFNKNTWGISMIGDYSTKTPPAATIESMGKAIGWRTAVEGLDPTGSNTHYSEGSHYTKYPLGTAVKLPNIFAHRDVGNTTCPGDAGYAQMGKIRSIAKKTYDAIKAGKVGADSTSESSTSESTSTSETTSETTSETTTETTSESSTAESPSETSTSETAETSTSTTTEAPKTSETTTSETSSSETSETSTPSTSETTSEKEPTPATTSSPAEKEPASKEPASKEPAKEPAQKPDADVDLTGRADSEAAKLFSRALDAIIDHTQGRTVEVSEILDIVGSILALVLGSESSQSIQNIAVNEVGDVPVIEDLSIADLPVFVPKKITKTEDSVESEKFNEIDNRFGPVLGTPRGGVHYASPSAATGELRYVPFTDGVIVSSPDGTHALWGEIADAWASTGLDAGILGLPTSDQYATDDGYRVDFVGGHISYNPKDGSLEIIAR; from the coding sequence GTGCAGCAACGACGACGGATCATGGGCCGAACTGGGCGGCCGCTCACTGCCATCGTGGCGGCGGCAGCCCTGATCACCGGCTCAGTAGTAGCCATCAATTCGGACACTATCCAGCGCACCGACTCGGTTGCCGCCGATCCCATCAGCGCCAGCGAATCCTCTGTCTCCTTCGACAGCGGCGATAACGTGGTGGTCGACGACCCAGCAGTAGGCAGCCAAGGTGAAGAGGGCGGCGAACGCACCGTCAAGGAATTCAGCCGCGACGAGGAATTTTCCATGTTCGCGCTCACCTGGGACGGCGCGAAGGACTTTGTCGCCCACTTCCGCGCTAAGGACGACGCTGGAAACTGGGGCCCGTGGTACGAGGCCGAACCGCTGAACGAAACCTCCGGCGGCGGCGAGAAGGACGGCACCGAGCTGATCTACCTCGCCCCCACCAACTCGGTGCAGGTATCGGTGACCAACCTCGATTTGGTCTCCGGCGCACCCACCAACCTGGACGCCGTGTTCATCGACGGCAACGCTTCCTCGGCCCCGCAGGCCGGAATCGACCTCGCCGCCGACTCCGATGGGATGCCCACCATGGTCTCCCGTGCCGGTTGGGGAGCCGATGAGTCCAAGCGCTGCATGAGCCCCGACTACGACGACCACGTTTCGGGCATCACCGTGCACCACACCGCCGGCAGCAACAACTACACCGAGGCCCAAGCGGCCGCCCAGGTGCGTGGCATCTACCACTACCACGCCGTCACCCTCGGCTGGTGCGACATCGGCTACAACGCCCTGGTGGACAAGTACGGCAACATCTACGAGGGTCGCGCCGGCGGCCTGAACAAGGCCGTCCAGGGTGCGCACGCCGGTGGTTTCAACAAGAACACCTGGGGTATCTCCATGATCGGTGACTACTCCACCAAGACCCCACCTGCGGCAACCATCGAATCCATGGGTAAGGCCATCGGTTGGCGCACCGCAGTCGAGGGCCTCGACCCCACCGGATCCAACACCCACTACTCCGAAGGAAGCCACTACACCAAGTACCCGCTGGGTACCGCAGTGAAGCTGCCGAATATCTTCGCCCACCGCGACGTGGGTAATACCACCTGTCCAGGCGATGCCGGCTACGCCCAGATGGGCAAGATCCGCAGCATTGCCAAGAAGACCTATGACGCCATCAAGGCCGGCAAGGTGGGTGCCGACAGCACCTCGGAAAGCTCAACCTCAGAGAGCACCAGCACCTCAGAAACGACCTCGGAGACCACCTCAGAGACCACCACCGAGACCACCTCGGAGAGCTCGACCGCAGAATCTCCGAGCGAGACCTCTACCTCTGAAACCGCAGAGACCAGCACCTCCACCACCACGGAGGCGCCCAAGACCTCCGAGACCACTACTTCTGAGACCTCTTCTTCTGAGACCTCCGAGACTTCCACTCCCAGCACCTCGGAGACCACGAGCGAGAAGGAGCCGACTCCGGCGACCACCAGCTCGCCCGCAGAGAAGGAACCCGCAAGCAAAGAACCCGCAAGCAAAGAGCCGGCCAAGGAGCCCGCTCAGAAGCCGGACGCCGATGTGGATCTCACCGGCCGGGCTGACAGCGAGGCAGCGAAGCTGTTTAGCCGCGCCCTGGACGCCATCATCGATCACACCCAGGGCCGCACCGTGGAGGTTTCGGAAATCCTGGACATCGTTGGCTCCATTCTGGCGCTGGTGCTGGGCTCCGAAAGCAGCCAGAGCATTCAGAACATCGCCGTGAACGAGGTGGGCGATGTGCCGGTGATCGAGGATCTCAGCATCGCGGATCTGCCAGTATTTGTGCCGAAGAAAATCACGAAGACCGAAGACAGCGTCGAGTCTGAGAAGTTCAACGAGATCGACAACCGCTTCGGCCCGGTGCTGGGCACCCCGCGCGGCGGCGTGCACTATGCATCCCCCTCGGCCGCTACCGGCGAGCTGCGCTATGTGCCCTTCACCGATGGTGTGATCGTTAGCTCCCCGGACGGCACGCACGCCCTGTGGGGCGAGATCGCCGATGCCTGGGCCTCCACCGGCCTTGATGCCGGCATCCTGGGTCTGCCCACCAGCGACCAGTACGCCACCGATGATGGCTACCGCGTGGACTTCGTCGGCGGCCACATTAGCTACAACCCGAAGGACGGCAGCCTGGAGATCATCGCCCGCTAG
- the glf gene encoding UDP-galactopyranose mutase: protein MTDYDLIVVGSGLFGLTVAERAASQLGKRVLIVEKREHLGGNAYSEKEPETGIEVHRYGAHLFHTSNKRVWEYVNQFTSFTGYQHRVFAMHDGQAYQFPMGLGLIAQFFGKYYSPEEAKALIEEQAAEVDTDNAQNLEEKAISLVGRPLYEAFIRDYTAKQWQTDPKELPASNITRLPVRYTFDNRYFNDTYEGLPVDGYAAWLEKMAEHELIEVQLNTDWFEVRDRYAGVPVVYTGPMDRYFDYSEGRLGWRTLDFELEVLPVGDFQGTSVMNYNDADVPYTRIHEFRHFHPERDSYPSDKTVIMKEYSRFAEGEDEVYYPINTPEDREILGRYRALAKAEEEQKQVFFGGRLGTYQYLDMHMAIASALSMFDNRLRDIL, encoded by the coding sequence ATGACTGACTATGACCTCATCGTTGTGGGCTCGGGCCTGTTCGGACTGACGGTTGCGGAGCGGGCAGCCTCGCAACTGGGCAAGCGGGTACTGATCGTCGAAAAGCGCGAGCACCTCGGTGGCAATGCCTATTCGGAGAAGGAACCGGAGACAGGTATCGAGGTGCACCGCTATGGCGCGCACCTCTTCCACACCTCCAACAAGCGCGTGTGGGAGTACGTGAACCAGTTCACCTCCTTCACCGGCTATCAGCACCGCGTGTTCGCGATGCATGATGGGCAGGCCTATCAGTTCCCGATGGGGCTCGGTCTGATCGCCCAGTTCTTCGGCAAGTACTACAGCCCCGAGGAAGCCAAGGCGCTGATCGAGGAGCAGGCCGCCGAGGTGGACACCGACAATGCCCAGAACCTCGAGGAAAAGGCCATCTCCCTGGTGGGGCGCCCGCTTTATGAGGCCTTCATCCGTGATTACACGGCCAAGCAGTGGCAAACCGATCCGAAGGAGCTGCCGGCCTCCAATATCACCCGTCTGCCGGTGCGCTACACCTTCGACAATCGCTACTTCAACGACACCTACGAGGGCCTGCCGGTCGATGGCTACGCTGCCTGGCTGGAGAAGATGGCCGAGCACGAGCTCATCGAGGTGCAGCTCAACACCGATTGGTTCGAGGTGCGCGACCGCTACGCTGGTGTGCCCGTGGTCTACACCGGTCCCATGGACCGCTACTTCGACTACTCCGAGGGCCGTCTCGGTTGGCGCACCCTCGACTTCGAGCTCGAGGTGCTGCCGGTGGGCGACTTTCAGGGAACCTCGGTGATGAACTACAACGATGCGGACGTGCCCTACACCCGCATTCACGAGTTCCGTCACTTCCACCCCGAGCGCGACAGCTATCCCAGCGACAAAACCGTGATCATGAAGGAGTACTCCCGCTTCGCCGAGGGTGAAGACGAGGTGTATTACCCGATCAACACGCCTGAGGACCGCGAGATTCTCGGCCGCTATCGCGCGCTCGCCAAGGCGGAGGAGGAGCAGAAGCAGGTGTTCTTCGGTGGCCGTCTCGGCACCTACCAATACCTGGATATGCACATGGCCATCGCCTCCGCGCTGAGCATGTTCGATAACAGGCTGCGCGATATCCTCTAG
- a CDS encoding MFS transporter, whose protein sequence is MSMSWLAAPPAAPRKSSEEISRLYPRLRLQVFMGIFIGYAGFYLVRNNISAVAPLLTKDSGIDVVGVGVIANAVLFAYGLSKFFSAMVSDRSNARYFMPLGLALSAIVNLFIAFVPWVSASVTVFATVMFINGWVQGMGWPPCGRVLVHWFSTNERGFKTSLWNTAHNVGGAALPALIALGLWMFPDTWEVAFWVPAVVALLVAAIGFLLVRDRPEAEGLPPIEEYRNDPAKVEASDDDGMSTMQRVFKHVLTNRTIVMLAVANVFVYALRYGVLNWITVFLHDKHHAEIGSGLVGFATFELAGIVGTILCGLVSDKLFKGYRSGAGMLFSAGVVVCILFYWLLPVGTPMWLLILLVGMIGGLIYGPVMLIGLQAIDLSPHNVAGTAAGFTGLFGYLLGATLASTGVGVVVKNFGWDAAFTIFIVFGVITVLLFALVGRDERALMKAHADKVKNA, encoded by the coding sequence ATGAGTATGTCATGGCTCGCCGCCCCGCCGGCGGCACCCCGAAAGAGTTCTGAGGAGATCAGTCGCCTCTATCCGCGTCTGCGGCTCCAAGTGTTCATGGGTATTTTCATCGGCTACGCCGGTTTCTACCTCGTGCGCAACAACATCTCGGCGGTTGCGCCGCTCTTGACTAAGGACAGCGGTATCGATGTGGTCGGTGTCGGCGTGATCGCCAATGCCGTGCTCTTTGCCTATGGTCTGTCCAAGTTCTTCTCGGCCATGGTCTCGGACCGCTCCAATGCCCGCTACTTCATGCCGCTGGGCCTGGCGCTCTCGGCGATCGTGAACCTCTTCATCGCCTTCGTGCCCTGGGTGTCTGCCTCGGTGACGGTGTTCGCCACCGTGATGTTCATCAACGGCTGGGTGCAGGGTATGGGTTGGCCGCCCTGCGGCCGCGTCCTCGTCCACTGGTTCTCCACCAATGAGCGTGGCTTCAAAACCTCCCTGTGGAACACCGCCCACAATGTCGGCGGTGCTGCCCTGCCCGCGCTGATCGCCTTGGGCCTGTGGATGTTCCCCGACACCTGGGAGGTGGCCTTCTGGGTGCCGGCCGTGGTGGCACTGCTCGTGGCCGCTATCGGCTTCCTGCTGGTGCGCGATCGGCCGGAGGCCGAGGGCCTGCCGCCGATCGAGGAGTACCGCAACGATCCCGCCAAGGTGGAAGCCTCCGATGATGATGGCATGAGCACCATGCAGCGGGTGTTCAAGCACGTGCTTACTAACCGCACCATCGTGATGCTGGCCGTGGCCAACGTCTTCGTCTACGCCCTGCGCTACGGCGTGCTCAACTGGATCACCGTGTTCTTGCACGATAAGCACCACGCCGAGATCGGCAGCGGCCTGGTGGGCTTCGCCACCTTCGAGCTCGCCGGCATCGTGGGCACTATCCTCTGCGGCCTCGTCTCGGACAAGCTCTTTAAGGGCTATCGCTCCGGCGCCGGCATGCTCTTCAGCGCCGGCGTGGTAGTGTGCATCCTCTTCTACTGGCTGCTGCCGGTGGGCACTCCGATGTGGCTGCTCATCCTGCTGGTGGGCATGATCGGCGGTCTCATCTACGGTCCCGTCATGCTCATCGGCCTGCAAGCTATCGACCTCTCCCCGCACAATGTGGCCGGCACCGCCGCGGGCTTTACTGGCCTGTTCGGCTACCTGTTGGGCGCCACGCTGGCCTCCACCGGTGTGGGCGTGGTGGTGAAAAACTTCGGCTGGGATGCCGCCTTCACCATCTTCATTGTCTTCGGCGTGATCACCGTGCTGCTATTCGCACTGGTGGGGCGCGATGAGCGGGCGCTGATGAAGGCCCACGCGGATAAGGTGAAGAACGCCTAG